GAATCAACATACATCTTCAGGATTTAAAAACTGGAAagaaagtttatattttaaaattattttttatttaattaaattcctataacatatactactagtacttaaTTCAGtattcataaaacaaaaccaaaaaattagaaagatgGAGACTTGCAAACTACTCGCAACTCGagtttatattcattttataacaTTAGGCATCTCatataattttctataaaaattttGGTCTAAAATTACTTAACATTGGCATTATAAATTCTCGAAGCAAAGAAACACTAGGCGTTCAAAGTCGTTTAAATTCTCGAAGAAATTAAACATTAGGCGTTAATAGTCTTCTAGAAACGCGACTTCCACGTACAAAACTTGAAGGTGATTAAACTGAAAATAACCGAATTGATGACGTGTCAGCTTCTTTCCTTCCTTCCTTCCATCTTCTAAAACGGTTTCCAGCCACTTGAAAATTGGAAAATCCATCGTTCGTgaaaaatcaccaaattacccTCGATCTCGAAGCTGATTTCAAACCGGCTTCCATGCCCATTACGGTAATTTTAAATCCAATTATCCTTCACCGATCAAAGCATTGCCATAGACGCATGAACTCGTCAACCACAGCtcaattttcccaaaaaataaaagaaaataaaataaaaaggagtGGTCTTTAGCAGGATGCATTGCTTGACTCTGAAGGTTTTCAATGATTGTCGGCGGGTCGGTTCAGAAGCTGCGTAGTCCGGGTTTGGGCTCGGGCCCGGTTCAGTTAGATTCGAGCCAGATGGAAGTTTCTATAAAATTAGAGgtgttttttcttcttcttttatcttcaaaatttaattcatagaATGCAAATCATGTGAATTGTATTTTAGCTAATTTGGTGGAAACCATGCAGCATTTCTGAAGTTGAATTATTAATCATGATTTTGTGTATTAGTTGGTGAATTGATTTCTTGAACTGAACTTGTTatgtcaattattttattgaaaatgtgtaattatagttatttatagAGTAAATAACTATATTGGTCCAAAACATATGATCAAAACACGAATTTGGTACAAAACacaatttttggaaaatttcataacaaataaaatccttGTAGGAGTGGTCATTTTTTGACTGTTCCGTTAGCTTTTTGACGGAACCATTAAAAAAAGGACTAATTcggtgatatttttatttgttatcaaattcgtattttggtcGTATGTTTAGGACCTGAATTGGTATGTactcttatttatattgacataGCTTTATATGCATTCCACAATAATGGGAGTGTAACTTGGTGAAAGTTTCCTCCACCACAAAGGCAAAACCaaagaaattgagaaaaaattgttCTTGACCAAGAACTAGGAATAATGAACTAAAGAATGCCACCGATCTTTGAAAAAAACATCGTCCTTtcattgaaaaattaatttttcatagaTGACTTTTGTTAATAGACAAAGTCTTGGTACTCTTTTGATTGAAACAGCACAAGTTGGTGAATATGAATAAGAATAATGTGTGGTACAACCGTACAATCAAAACCAAAGAGAAGTAGAAATCGAATCGATAGAGCTAGCTTTCGAGCTCATGGATTCACCCTCACAACTTCTAAAAAAAGTGCAAGCTTCACTTGACTCAACCATGCCATGGATTGGCATGTATATTGCAGCAGCCTCTGCTGTGTGCACACTTGCAATGGCGGCCGATGCTTTCATTGGCTTCCGAGGCAGAAAGTATTGGCTCCCGTGTAAGTATTTTTCCCTCAACGCTTTCTCCCTCGTACTGCTGACAGTTGCCATGAAGCTGCCCGTGGATTTAACGAGCCTGGACCTCAGCTTTGATCATAGATTTGCGAGAATGAGCAGCCTTGTTTTGATGTCATGTAGCATGAGTAATTTCATGACATCTTTGGGATCCATGGAGAGTAATGAGATTGTACCGAACATGGCAGCTTTAGGCATTCTAGTCCTCACTGTTGCTGGAAATATAGTCATTCATACGATTCAGATGCGTAGCTCTGGATCCGTGTTGTATTTCGTGCTGCCACAGCAGGTAACCTCTTCTGTCATCATGCTCCTCTTTCTTGTGACGCTATGTTGTATGTCGTTGATGGTTCCGGGAGCTAAGAGATACATAGGATTGAAGTATGATGAAATGCAAGAATTAGTTTCGAATAGACAAGTGGAGTGGGGAAGGTTTAGTAGTGTTGAAGTTGAAAATATGGTGAAAGGGTATTGGGTGATGGCTCAAACTAGCTGCCCTCAGTTTGTTCTAGCAAGGTCTGCCGTTTCTTCTATTTCTGGACTTATGTGTCTTCTCACTGCTCTAGTTTTGGTAGAAGCTCGGTTTGGGAAAAATAGCCTCGAAACTCTAGGGGCTCGGCTTGTAGAAGATAGTCTTGATACGAACAATGATGTTGTGTTTCTTGCTTCAAACTATGACTGGTCCGTTGGCTGGATTTTAAACATTCAGTCTGTGGGAGTGGCGATTGGAAGTATTGCTCCTCTGTTGAGATGGTTTGCTGCTTCGTGGTTCAAGATTTCTGAGACGGAGCGAAGGAGCTTCAGAGACGAACTCAAGGTTGACAAGTACTGGACTTGGAGGCTGGTAGAGTGGAGAGACAGATCACTTCCGTTTCAAGTTCAAAATCGCGTATGCAGGAAGTTGCTTCGTGATGCTGTAAGATTCGTTATGAATTTCTGCATTCGAGTTCAGGTTCTGTTTGTTTTAGCTAGCAAACTAGTTCTGTTCATCTCTGCTAGATTTGGTAGTGcagttttcttttgtttttgcaaGGATGAAAGTCCTGTTTTAGTGCCTATATCCGAATCAAGTGATGAAACACAGGTGGATTTTAGGCAATATGTTATTCTACTTGAAGGTGAGCCGCAGTTGCCTTATAAAATCCTCAACAACATCTGCAACGAGGCGGATAGGCTGATACAAGTAGGCGAAAAAAGGCGGCCCGAGAATCTGATCCAACTTCTAAAGAAATCTTTAAGCTTCGATGGAGTGGGACGATTCGACAGCAGCGAAATCCCAAGCTTGCATTCTCAAGAGCCTCCGAATTGCTGGTCTCTGCCTGTGGTGACTTTAACAGCCATTTCAGTTGCTCTTCTCAGCATTGATGATGAGAATGCTAGCCAGTTATTGGTCTGTATCAGCGAGGGCTTGCCTATCGTGAAGCTTATCGAGGAAACACTAGACATAACCGGAGAGTTTGAAAGCATCAGAAAAGCAGCGGTTGTGGTTTGGGATGGCGTTGAATTGTACAAAAAATGGGATGGCACAGATTTGAAGAGCACGAGACTAAGAGGCGCAACGCACAAGGAAACACTGCAAAAGCTCTCTAACATTGCAGAGAAGACTGTGAGGAAATTTGTGACTAAAACAAGAGATATTCTAATGCAGAACCCTTTAAACTGGCCTGCTAGAATTATAGCTGCTAACTCAATGTACAGGATTACTCAGACGATCTTGCTAGGAATGGGAGATGGCGAGAACCAAGGCGGTGATGAGCTATTTGAGAGTATATCCATTACCATCTCGGATATACTTGCAGCGTGCCTCACCAATCTAGTGCAGGTCATAACATTAAAGTGTCGCAGAAACAACATCAAAGAAAGGGAAGAAAGTGTGAGGCGAGCAGCGATTCTTCTTGGTGAGAGCAAAAAGATTCTTGAAATTCTGCAGCAGCGTGAGCTTCCGAGTTTGGATGCGGAGAAAGCTGCTAAGATTGACGAGTGGAGGACATCCATGGTGTTGGATGTTGAAATTCCTTTGGCATCTGTTTTTGCATCAAGTGGCAATGAAATAATAGTGTAATAACAATTTTATGCTTATCTGTTTCCAAATCCCACATCAGTACTAGTCTCTTGTACAGTAATATTTATAGGTGCTTTGTACagtaatagaaaaatattttttctctaacaTGTTCCTATAATTTTCAACGTGtgtctatattttattgttttacatGGTAtatgtcttattttatttaccaaCATGGGACTAATATTCGAGAACATATTTTTCTGCACAACaaagaaatggagaaaagtTATTCTTGATTGCAGTAGTGTTTTATTCAATACACGTTGCATGTTCTAGACCTAGCATTTTAAAGGCATCAAAGATGAGAGTCATTAACACTACCATTTTAAAGgaataaagaaaaaggtaTATGATTTTCATTGAAATAGGAAGTTGGTAAATGGCTAGATAACAAGCAAAATCAAAAAGAAGTAGAAATCAAAACGATAGAGTTGGCTTTCGAGCTCATGGCTACACCCCCAGAACAAGATTTAGTTAAAGAGGTGCAACATTCACTTGATTCAACAATGCCATGGATAGGCATGTATATTGCAGCAGCTTCTGCAGTCTGCACACTTGCAATGGCAGCCGATGCTTTCATTGGCTTCCGAAGCAAAAAGTATTGGCTCCCGTGTAAGTATTTCACTCTCAACGCTTTCTCCCTCACACTCTTAGCAGTAGCCATGAAACTACCCGTAGATCTAACAAGCTTGGAAATGACCGCCATTGACATATTTGCAAGGATTAGCAGCCTTGTTTTGATGTCGACTGCTATGAATAATTTCATGACATCATTGGATTCTATGGAGAATAACGATATTGTACTAAACATGGCAGCTTTAGGCATTCTAGTCATCACTATTGCTGGAAATGTCATCATTCATATTGTTGAGATCCTTAGCTCTGGACCTATGTCATCTGTGATTCAGTCCCAACAGATTGCATTTGCTGCCTTCATGCTCCTCTTCCTTGTGACGTTATGTTCTGTATCGTTGATGGTTCCAGGAGCCAAAAGATACATAGGATTGAAGTATAATGAAATGCACAAATCGGTCACAAATCGAAGATTTAGTAGTGTTGAACTTGAAAATATGGTAAAAGCGTATTGGGTGATGGCTGCAACTAGCAGCCCTCAGTTTGTTCTTGCAAGGTCTGCCATTTCTTCTATTTCAGGACTCTTGTGTGTTTTCACAGCTCTATTTTTCGCAGAAGTTTGGATTAAAAAATTCCTTATTCAGTACGATGCTGGtctcataaaaaatttagagatTCATGATTCGGATCATAGCTGGTCCGTAGTATGGATTTTTATCATTCAGATTATTGGAGTGGCAATGGGAACTATTGCTCCTCTGTTGAGATGGTTTGTTGTTTTTTGGTTCAAGATTTCTGAGACAGAACGAAAGAGCTTAAGAGATGATGTCAAGGTGGACAAGTACTGGACTTGGAGGCTAGTCGAGTGGAGAGACGGATCACTTCCTTTTCAACTTCAAAACCGCGCTTGCAAGAAGTTGCTTCGAAATGCTATAAGATTTGTACTGAATTTCTTCATAGGGGTTCAGATTCTCTTTGTATTGGCTGCCAAACTAGTTCTGTTCCTCCCTGCTATATTTGTTAGAACAGTCTTCTTTCTTGTGTTTCTGCAAGAATAAAAGACCTGTTTCAGTGGGAGCACATGTTGGTTTTAACCAATATGTTATTCTACTTGAAGGTGAGCCACAATTGCCTTCTATAATCCTTAAGAACATCTGCAACGAGGCGGATAAGCTGATAAAAGTAGGCCAAAAAAAGCAGCCCAAGGATCTGATCCAATTTCTAAACAAATCTTCAAACTTCAACGGGGTGGGACGATTTGACAGCAGAGAAATCCCAAGTTTGCATTCTCTAGAACCTCCAAATTGCTGGTCTATGCCCGTGGTGACTTTGACAGCCATTTCACTTGCTCTTCTCAACTTTGCAGACGAGAAGGCTAACCAGTTAATGGTTTGCATTAGTGAGGGCTTGCCCATTGTGAAGCTTATTGAGGAAACTCTAGACAGATCCGGAGAGTTAGAAAGCATCAGAAAAGTAGCAGTTGTGGTTTGGGAAGGTGTTGAAATGTACAAAAAATGGGATGAGATGGATTTGGAGAGCACGAGAGTGAGAGGAGCAACACACAAGGAAACAGTTCAAAACCTCTCTACCATTGCTAAAAAGattgtgacaaattttatgcCTCAAAAGAGTGATATTCTAATGCAGAACCCTCTAAACTGGCCTATTAGAGTTATAACAGCTAACTCACTGTACAGGATTACTCAGACGATCTTGCTGGGAATGGGAGATGGCGAGAACCCTAGGTGGTGATGAGCTAGTTGAGAGTATATCCATCACAATCTCGGATATATTAGCCGCATGCCTCACCAATGTAGCGCAAGTCATAACGTTGAAGTGTCACAGAGAGGACATCAGAGAAAGGGAAGAAAGAGTGAGGCGAGCTGCAATTCTTCTTGGTGAAAGCAAGGAGATTCTTGAAATTCTGCAGCAGCATGAGCTTCCGAGTTTGGATGTGGAGAAAGCTGCTAAGATTGACGAGTGGAGGGCATCCATGGCACAGGATCATAtagtatagtactaattttcatgtaatttatttattttcagttatatgatgttttttttttatcatgtgtggttataacttttatttgttttgggatttcagttgtaaaataaaatgtgtgttcTTATCGATGTTTGTTATAACTTTTTATATGCTTTTGCTTAACGATGAAACAAATTAACCCTAATCCTATATGAAAAAGCTAATGTAAAGGTAAATTTAATCTAAGAAGGAAATCGAGTCGGAgacaacaactaacaaattactaattaataaaataatcaaaagacaaacttaaactaaattaatagcAAGACCAACGCTCGTACATGCAGACGTCCATTTCCCATTCAAACTCTCTAGCTGGGCCTTAAAATTCGGCCCAGAAACTATCATGGTATTGGGCCCTTAACTCTATGGCCTACATGTTATTCAGAAGTATAGTATTTTACACTATTAAAATCATGAGAAGTAAAATTAGGTGATTGTTTAGATTATTCTAGATATGTGATTCTCTAACAAGTGTTCAACTGCGGGAAGagtaaaattaaacataatcCTTATTTGACTAGAATGTAAAATTACTTGTACTCCCTCGGTCCCATTACAGGTGAGGCGTGTCTTTTTGGCCGTTGTTTTGcaaattgataataaatagttaaaatgaagagaaaataaaataagagagaataatataaaagagaGTCGGATATAGAATATTACtttacttactttactttatctctactctaactatttattagtatcatATTTGCAAAACAACGTCCGAGTTGGAACGCCTCACTTGTAGCGGGATGGAGGGAGGAGTAATTCTTAATCAAGTTAGGATCCATTAGTTTGAGTTTAATGGTGaaagaaaattatgtttaaaaGAAGCTTGACCCTTGCCCTATGTTTAAAAGAAGCTTGACCCTTGCCCACTCCGCTTCGTTAGTGTCAGAGATCATGTTCTTGAACAACGGTAAGTGTATAATACTCATAGCCTTTATGTTCAGTAACTCTCGCTCGTCAAAATCCGTCTTAGTAACAATGGTTATATATGAATTGGGTAACTATAGATGAAAATTAGGATGaattgaatgataaaaaaataaaaatatgaaaaatgggCAAAAAGCGgctagttttttttcttttttcgggAAGTgtccaatatttttttttcattttcgaatcttccgaattaaaaaaaattagttaaagaggtcagattttttatttttattttgtctagtttaattaatcaaatccaAAACACCGTGTCTCTGAATAGTATATATGATGCTTAGTATATGATAGTCAGTTGCAATTTTATTCCCAGTATTCAAAATCCTGGAACTGACCTTTAgttatactagatctaccttTAGtttatactagatctacccaGTAAACTGTAGAtatttttagtactaataaatagtgcatcagcGCCTTGCCGAGACGGGCCACCCGCAACGTTGGCTCGCCCACCGAGCCAGCTTAGGGCTGTGTTGCGCGTGCCCTTAGACTGATTTTTTGGGTATTACAGCTCACCTCTCTTTAAGAAATTTG
The nucleotide sequence above comes from Salvia hispanica cultivar TCC Black 2014 chromosome 5, UniMelb_Shisp_WGS_1.0, whole genome shotgun sequence. Encoded proteins:
- the LOC125187288 gene encoding uncharacterized protein LOC125187288 isoform X1 — its product is MKLPVDLTSLDLSFDHRFARMSSLVLMSCSMSNFMTSLGSMESNEIVPNMAALGILVLTVAGNIVIHTIQMRSSGSVLYFVLPQQVTSSVIMLLFLVTLCCMSLMVPGAKRYIGLKYDEMQELVSNRQVEWGRFSSVEVENMVKGYWVMAQTSCPQFVLARSAVSSISGLMCLLTALVLVEARFGKNSLETLGARLVEDSLDTNNDVVFLASNYDWSVGWILNIQSVGVAIGSIAPLLRWFAASWFKISETERRSFRDELKVDKYWTWRLVEWRDRSLPFQVQNRVCRKLLRDAVRFVMNFCIRVQVLFVLASKLVLFISARFGSAVFFCFCKDESPVLVPISESSDETQVDFRQYVILLEGEPQLPYKILNNICNEADRLIQVGEKRRPENLIQLLKKSLSFDGVGRFDSSEIPSLHSQEPPNCWSLPVVTLTAISVALLSIDDENASQLLVCISEGLPIVKLIEETLDITGEFESIRKAAVVVWDGVELYKKWDGTDLKSTRLRGATHKETLQKLSNIAEKTVRKFVTKTRDILMQNPLNWPARIIAANSMYRITQTILLGMGDGENQGGDELFESISITISDILAACLTNLVQVITLKCRRNNIKEREESVRRAAILLGESKKILEILQQRELPSLDAEKAAKIDEWRTSMVLDVEIPLASVFASSGNEIIV
- the LOC125187288 gene encoding uncharacterized protein LOC125187288 isoform X2: MKLPVDLTSLDLSFDHRFARMSSLVLMSCSMSNFMTSLGSMESNEIVPNMAALGILVLTVAGNIVIHTIQMRSSGSVLYFVLPQQVTSSVIMLLFLVTLCCMSLMVPGAKRYIGLKYDEMQELVSNRQVEWGRFSSVEVENMVKGYWVMAQTSCPQFVLARSAVSSISGLMCLLTALVLVEARFGKNSLETLGARLVEDSLDTNNDVVFLASNYDWSVGWILNIQSVGVAIGSIAPLLRWFAASWFKISETERRSFRDELKVDKYWTWRLVEWRDRSLPFQVQNRVCRKLLRDAVDFRQYVILLEGEPQLPYKILNNICNEADRLIQVGEKRRPENLIQLLKKSLSFDGVGRFDSSEIPSLHSQEPPNCWSLPVVTLTAISVALLSIDDENASQLLVCISEGLPIVKLIEETLDITGEFESIRKAAVVVWDGVELYKKWDGTDLKSTRLRGATHKETLQKLSNIAEKTVRKFVTKTRDILMQNPLNWPARIIAANSMYRITQTILLGMGDGENQGGDELFESISITISDILAACLTNLVQVITLKCRRNNIKEREESVRRAAILLGESKKILEILQQRELPSLDAEKAAKIDEWRTSMVLDVEIPLASVFASSGNEIIV